Proteins co-encoded in one Papaver somniferum cultivar HN1 chromosome 5, ASM357369v1, whole genome shotgun sequence genomic window:
- the LOC113278077 gene encoding patatin-like protein 2, whose product MESEMSPSGALGKLVTVLSIDGGGVRGLIPGVVLAFLEAELQKLDGKEVRLADYFDVIAGTSTGGLITAMITTPDKNNRPLYAAKDIVPFYLEHSPKIFPHKNSGGLLGSVINFFGTVAGPKYDGKYLHSLLKKLLGDSKINQTLSSIVIPTFDIKLLQPIIFSTSEANRDVSKDAFLADVCISTSAAPTIFPAHYFETKYSQGNIRSFNLVDGGVAASNPTLLAMNTVTNDLLMKREDLAPVRATDYKKYLILSLGTGNAKNEQKYSTSVVSKWGVLGWLYDGGNVPLIDAFTQASGDMVDIHVSTLFNALQSEENYLRVQTDDLVGNTSSADISTEENMRNLIKIGEAQLNKGLSRVNLDTGMSEVVEGAGTYGDALIRFAKVLSTERRARLAKS is encoded by the exons ATGGAGAGCGAGATGAGTCCCTCAGGTGCTTTGGGGAAGTTGGTAACTGTTTTGAGTATTGATGGTGGTGGCGTCAGGGGTTTAATCCCTGGAGTCGTGCTTGCTTTCCTTGAGGCTGAATTGCAG AAATTAGATGGGAAGGAGGTGAGATTGGCCGATTACTTTGATGTTATCGCAGGAACCAGCACTGGTGGCCTAATAACCGCCATGATCACTACTCCGGACAAAAACAACCGTCCTCTCTATGCTGCCAAAGACATCGTTCCGTTTTACCTTGAGCATTCTCCCAAGATATTCCCTCATAAAAACAG TGGAGGGTTGCTTGGTTCAGTTATAAACTTTTTCGGGACAGTGGCCGGGCCTAAGTACGACGGAAAATACTTGCATTCTTTACTGAAAAAACTTCTTGGAGATAGCAAAATTAATCAAACCTTATCATCCATTGTTATACCTACCTTCGATATAAAGCTTCTTCAGCCTATTATTTTCTCAACCAGCGAG GCAAACAGGGATGTCTCAAAGGATGCCTTCTTAGCAGATGTGTGCATTAGTACATCTGCTGCACCTACAATTTTCCCAGCTCATTACTTTGAAACCAAATATTCACAAGGAAACATCAGGAGTTTCAACCTCGTAGATGGTGGAGTTGCAGCCAGTAACCCT ACTCTACTGGCGATGAATACGGTCACAAATGATTTATTAATGAAACGTGAAGATTTAGCACCAGTCAGAGCCACAGACTACAAGAAATACCTGATTTTATCCTTAGGGACAGGAAATGCTAAGAATGAACAGAAATACAGTACTTCAGTTGTCTCAAAATGGGGTGTTTTAGGGTGGTTATATGATGGAGGTAATGTTCCTCTCATTGATGCTTTCACCCAAGCAAGTGGAGATATGGTTGATATTCATGTCTCCACTCTCTTCAATGCACTCCAAAGCGAGGAAAACTACCTACGCGTTCAG ACAGATGACTTAGTAGGAAACACCTCATCAGCAGACATATCAACAGAGGAGAATATGCGAAATTTGATTAAGATAGGCGAAGCTCAGCTGAATAAAGGCCTCTCTAGGGTTAACTTAGATACTGGAATGTCTGAGGTGGTTGAAGGAGCAGGCACCTACGGAGACGCCCTAATTCGTTTTGCTAAGGTTCTATCCACTGAACGTCGAGCAAGGCTAGCCAAATCTTAA